In one Nicotiana tomentosiformis chromosome 6, ASM39032v3, whole genome shotgun sequence genomic region, the following are encoded:
- the LOC138894176 gene encoding uncharacterized protein, whose protein sequence is MDPLKYIFQKPMPTGKLAKWQILLSELDIIYVTQKAVKGQTLADHLAENPVDGKYEPLKTYFPDEEVPFIGEDIAEAYDGWRMFFDGAANFKGEGIGAILVSEIGQHYPVSAKLMFLCTNNMAEYEACILGLRLAIDMNFQELQIIEDSDLLVHQVLGEWATKNTKILSYLHCVQELIKRFTKIEFKHVPRIQNEFADTLATMSSVIQHLDKNFIDYIPLEIRKQPAYCAHVEEEFDGNPWFHDIKEYLEKREYQKNATHTQKRTLQRLANHFFRSRGTLYRRTLDLGLLRCVDAKKASRLLEEIHAKTCGPHMNGFVLAKKILRARYFWMTMETDYIKYVQKCNQCQIHADMIRIPPNELNTTSSPWPFSTWGMDVIRPIEPVASNGHRFILVAIDYFTKWVKVASYKAVT, encoded by the coding sequence atggatccgctgaaatacatctttcagaaacccatgcctacaggtaagttagcaaagtggcagatattgctaAGTGAGTTAGACATCAtttatgtgactcagaaggcagtcaagggGCAAACATTGGCCGATCACTTGGCAGAGAACCCCGTAGATGGAAAATATGAACCATTGAAGACGTATTTCCCCGACGAGGAAGTGCCATTTATAGGTGAAGATATTGCCGAAGCGTACGACGGTTGGAGGATGTTTTTTgacggagcagcaaacttcaaaggagagGGCATTGGGGCTATCTTGGTATCAGAAATCGGCCAACATTATCCTGTATCCGCAAAGCTCATGTTCctatgcaccaataatatggcagagtATGAGGcatgcatcttgggactcagattGGCCATCGACATGAACTTTCAGGAGTTGCAGATAATCGAAGATTCTGATCTATTGGTACACCAGgtactaggagaatgggctaccaagaacactaaaatattgTCATACCTGCATTGTGTACAAGAGTTGAttaagaggttcacgaagatagaattCAAGCATGTTCCAAGGAtccagaatgagtttgcagatacATTAGCTACCATGTCTTCCGTGATACAACATCTggacaagaatttcattgatTATATCCCGTTAGAGATTCGTAAGCAACCAGcctattgtgctcatgttgaagaagagtttgacggaaatccatggttccacgatatcaaggaatatttagAGAAAAGAGAATACCAAAAAAATGCCACGCACACTCAGAAGCGCACGCTTCaaagattggccaaccatttctttcggAGCAGAGGAACTCTATATAGAAGGACTCTTGACTTGGGATTATTgcggtgtgtcgatgccaagaaGGCATCTAGATTGCTTGAAGAAATACACGCCAAAacttgcggacctcacatgaacgggTTTGTTTTGGCCAAGAAAATATTGAGAGCaaggtatttctggatgaccatggaaacagactacatcaaatatgttcaaaagtgtaaCCAATGCCaaatacatgctgatatgatacgaataccacccaacgaactcaatacaacgagttcaccctggcctttctctacctggggcatggatgtcatcagaCCAATTGAACCCGTTGCTTCAAACGGACACAGGTTCATCTTGGTGGCCatagattacttcacaaaatgggttaaaGTCGCTTCCTATAAGGCTGTGACTTAG